The Acidobacteriota bacterium genome includes the window CCCCGCCCCCCCCCCCCCGGGGGCCCGCGCCTCGCCACCCTCCGGCCGCTGCGCGGCCGGGCCGCCGGGCACTCCGCTCCGTGCGTCTCGGCGTCTTGGCGCCTCTGCGGTGATCAGCCTCCCCGGACCTCGTTGTCGCGCCGTTGGTGCCGCCCGCCGCGCGTGACATAATCGCCGGGTCCGGCCGCCGTCGGGTCGTCGGCCGCCGGCGCGCCCCGCAGTTCATGACCACGTCACCGTTCATTCCCGCAGGAAGCCGGGTACTCGTCACCGGGGCCACCGGGTTCACCGGATCGCTGCTCGTCGAACGCCTCATGTCGTCCGGCGCGACCGTGCGCGCCATTGCGCGGGCCTCGTCCGACCTCCGCCCGCTGGCCGGCCTCCCCATCGAGTGGTTCCGCGGCGACGTGTTCGATCGGTCGACCGTGGAGGCGGCCACCGACGGGGTCGCCTTCGTGCTGCACGTGGCGGCCGCCTACCGGCAGGCCGGCGTGCCCGACGACGTGTACCACCGCGTACACGTCGAGAGCACCGAGCGTCTCGTCAACGCCGTCGCCGGTCAGCCGGGCTTCCAGCGGCTCGTGCTCGTCTCGACCATCGGCGTGCATGGACACATCGACGGGCCGCCCGCCGACGAGCACGCGCCCTTCAATCCCGGAGATCTCTACCAGTCGACCAAGGCCGAGGCCGAGCGCTGGCTCACCGCCGAAGCCCCTGCGCGTGGCGTGCCATTCGCCATCGTCCGCCCGAGCGCGATCTACGGGCCGCGCGACACGCGGCTGCTCAAGGTGTTCCGGATGGCCGCTCGTGGTGTCTTTCCGATGCTCGGCCACGGGCGGACGCTCTACCATTTGATCCACGTCGAGGATCTCGTCGACATCATCCAGTTGGCGGCGGTGCACCCCGCCGCGCTCGGCGGCGCCGTCATCGCGGGCAACCCCGAGCCGATTCCCATGCGGCGCATGGTCGAGGTCATCGGCGAGGCGCTCGGCCGGCGCGTCCGCGTCGTGCGCTTTCCAGCCTGGCCGGTGTTTGCCGCGGCCGACCTCTGCGAAGCGATCTGCCGCCCGTTCGGGCTCGAGCCCCCGCTCTATCGCCGTCGCGTGGCGTTCTTCACGAAGGACCGCGCCTTCGACACGCGGAAGCTGCGGGACACGCTCGGTTATCGCTGCCGCTACACGAACGAAGAAGGGCTCGCGTCCACCGCCCGGTGGTACGCCGAGCACGGCTGGCTGCGCGGCCGGCCGGCGCCGGCCGGCGGCGTGGAGGCACGATGAAGCGCGAGACCATCGAGATCCAGAAGGAGCTCTTCGGCGGCGGCCGGTCGAAGGTCCAGAAATACGCCGACCTCATCGTCGGGTCGCGCTCGCTCTGGGCCCTCGTGCGCTACGAGCTCGTCGTCATGCTCTCCGCCAACCGTCCGGGGGCCTTCGGGCTCTGGCTGCGGAGCAAGCTCTATCCGCGCCTCCTCGGCCGCTGCGGGCGCAACGTGACGTTTGGCCAGGGTGTCGTCCTCCGGCACCCCCACAAGATCCGTATCGGCGACGACGTGGTGGTCGACGATCACGTGGTGCTCGACGCGAAGGGCACCGACAACGAGGGCATCCACATCGGCAGCGGCGTCTTCATCGGCCGCAACACGATTCTGAGCTGCAAGAACGGCGACATCGTGCTCGGCGACCAGGTGAACATCGGCTTCAACTGCGAGATCTTCTCGGCGAGTCGCGTGACCGTCGGCGCGAGCACCCTGTTTGCGGCCTACACCTACCTGGTCGGTGGCGACCACGACTTCGCCGAGGTGGGCGTGAGCGTGCTCGAACAGGGGCGCTCGTCGCGCGGGATCGAGGTCGGCACCGACGCCTGGCTCGGCGCGGGCGTGAAGGTCCTCGACGGTGTGCGCATCGGCGACCACGCCATCATCGGCACCGGCGCCGTGGTGAACCGTGACGTCGACGACTACGTGATCGCGGTGGGCGTGCCCGCCCGCCCCGTCCGCGACCGCCGTGACTCTGGGGCCAGTGACTCTGGGGTCAGGTCTTGATGTCTGACGTTGTTCACGACCTGACCCCGCAGCGCCGGGCAGAGTGCGGTCCTCCACCCGGCAGCACCGCGACCGCTACTGGCTTCGACGTCGCTCGATGTGTTGCTGCAGGTCGATGTCCTTCGTGTGCTCGTAGGTACGCATCATCATCCTGGTCATCCACGCGTCGGCCTCGTCGAAGCTCGAGAAGCGATGAACCCCACGAGGCACCAGCCGTGCCGCGAACGAGCGCAGCCGTTCTCGCCAGCGCGGCCTGATCGGCCATCGGTGACCTGCCGGGAAGGCGGGTGCCCGCGGTTCTCA containing:
- a CDS encoding NAD-dependent epimerase/dehydratase family protein; its protein translation is MTTSPFIPAGSRVLVTGATGFTGSLLVERLMSSGATVRAIARASSDLRPLAGLPIEWFRGDVFDRSTVEAATDGVAFVLHVAAAYRQAGVPDDVYHRVHVESTERLVNAVAGQPGFQRLVLVSTIGVHGHIDGPPADEHAPFNPGDLYQSTKAEAERWLTAEAPARGVPFAIVRPSAIYGPRDTRLLKVFRMAARGVFPMLGHGRTLYHLIHVEDLVDIIQLAAVHPAALGGAVIAGNPEPIPMRRMVEVIGEALGRRVRVVRFPAWPVFAAADLCEAICRPFGLEPPLYRRRVAFFTKDRAFDTRKLRDTLGYRCRYTNEEGLASTARWYAEHGWLRGRPAPAGGVEAR
- a CDS encoding acyltransferase; the protein is MKRETIEIQKELFGGGRSKVQKYADLIVGSRSLWALVRYELVVMLSANRPGAFGLWLRSKLYPRLLGRCGRNVTFGQGVVLRHPHKIRIGDDVVVDDHVVLDAKGTDNEGIHIGSGVFIGRNTILSCKNGDIVLGDQVNIGFNCEIFSASRVTVGASTLFAAYTYLVGGDHDFAEVGVSVLEQGRSSRGIEVGTDAWLGAGVKVLDGVRIGDHAIIGTGAVVNRDVDDYVIAVGVPARPVRDRRDSGASDSGVRS